In one window of Nicotiana tabacum cultivar K326 chromosome 12, ASM71507v2, whole genome shotgun sequence DNA:
- the LOC107801945 gene encoding ethylene-responsive transcription factor FZP-like, with amino-acid sequence MDNIIPQLHVRNLSRRSSRHSTKYHGVRRRPWGRYAAEIRNPNTKQRHWLGTFDTAEEAALAYDISSIAFCGIENARTNFVYPSMSFPSPYSQPPPPPPPPPPPSTPELEVVENEEDDNDNESLVIASILQSFRHSNTLDKLVL; translated from the coding sequence atggaTAATATTATTCCTCAATTGCATGTTAGAAATTTAAGTAGAAGAAGCTCAAGACATTCAACAAAATATCATGGTGTAAGAAGAAGGCCATGGGGTAGATATGCAGCTGAGATTAGAAATCCAAACACAAAACAAAGGCATTGGCTTGGCACTTTTGATACTGCTGAAGAAGCTGCTTTGGCTTATGATATTTCCTCTATTGCTTTTTGTGGTATTGAAAATGCACGTACTAATTTTGTTTACCCATCCATGTCTTTTCCTTCACCTTATTCTCaaccaccaccacctcctccgCCGCCGCCACCACCGTCAACACCGGAGTTGGAAGTGGTTGAAAATGAAGAAGATGATAATGATAATGAGTCTCTTGTTATTGCTTCTATTTTACAAAGTTTTCGCCATTCAAACACATTAGACAAACTAGTTCTTTGA